Proteins from a genomic interval of Liolophura sinensis isolate JHLJ2023 chromosome 3, CUHK_Ljap_v2, whole genome shotgun sequence:
- the LOC135463997 gene encoding uncharacterized protein LOC135463997, producing the protein MAINSLGTVSSLESVDIAESKVAITLKGPSVDISNCVIRDSSREGIVVNSNLFPELDLKGTIVSSSGSHGMEVRRLAAFSIRNVTVQNSGGRGINVRLSGGHLELSHVTIRNSFDYGLRVALRNQKEDHTVRMSHSIIADHSRSIGVYIESKNSEKASLIEFIGNRFENNSEGSVYVTAGLFPYTSANFNNREVILSKNVFNRSGANFIHTINNVHMTVTDNKFYNGHAKNKEDCLLNVGTDSENRELFSKRVNVSTNVFKGVEGHCVVKLNSGPRKNEEDLLINGEFLFNKILQSPVDSAIVVGSKRYNLSYNILDNPLADFELQVVAKGNDVLHAENNWWGVSELKEASSRIYDRKQDSRLLLVDIKPMMTGHIFDCSEVSHCSGNGECVSPDRCRCNAGWRGERCDDFSCVDIDDCSGHGRCVGPNQCHCRQGWAGPRCNEPTCFGVNSCSGHGICQHPDVCACYPEFTGRSCSDCSENRWGPKCLPCPMCLHGRCDLDNGSCICDTINWAGDLCDECAPRFYGPDCRPDMHVTAIIPNGGTNDGGTLVHVWGHNFPQTTTREFFCRFGQKVVRGSWISGEHLTCYTPRNYATNVIFEVSADGRQDFTTNELVYAYNGKCLLGSCGGYHHHGNCVFGECLCRMPWTGVNCATELLPPKIVKIPRSVKSVEGGTFSYTVKLTQKSQLTTWELINAPVNMTITTLNKSHAVVSWDITPDPWTQETFDVTLKASNIIGSDSVSFEIDAPYSYTVTVTSIQPAKLLQNPGQVKVKGYVKFLTRSPEPRAVHVDILLEHSGELRGCDPAEVRVEGRQEVEQFLVVCHHHSADSGIFRVVTHHPVKEPSIPVPQHPGLYELGNWGVMGIRCVPDYVTREVYLHDNRVLLRGITLLQNVSPSSVYVKFVTFHAMEGFSLGNITMVTLLSRTHQRFPISLQEGESQPIDLEIKSLRPFSGTFQVIFKTLLGSVSRLTVEVKVQVRSSYLHANPASIQDKVRPGGVYFYDILFENLGEAPIKNLVAVVSPSTAFSIVSFSTSTDPSQPVGLVCRHSNASVTVSVTVPVKSSPSQTGELTVRSSAGEIVVPLSLDVITDLPYLSVTVKDEWTFLREDKPLVSGVSITLTSPVSGFSSTLTTNSQGATKFEDLLDEYYTLTAMSNLHKSPIRQVVKITGPTTHEVFLPRIPLTQTWTVERFGLEEKEEQVNLSTAVSEKDLPNMEVSPMLIDGSQFENNQSIDFLVTNKGQITAENLRFVLPSEKHSFQLVSERKNLGDIQSNSSLIVRLEVKGQSRKKRESREKGEQLCGLALLYDYVMGGVTETRRIDVTLTRGRSTQPTLPCSLLEPKHGVNLFRLL; encoded by the exons ATGGCGATCAATTCATTGGGTACCG TGTCATCGTTGGAAAGTGTGGACATCGCTGAGTCCAAAGTTGCCATAACCCTGAAGGGGCCATCGGTGGACATCTCAAACTGTGTAATCCGTGACTCATCAAGGGAGGGAATTGTTGTAAATAGCAACTTATTCCCAGAGCTTGACCTTAAAGGGACAATTGTAAGCAGCAGTGGATCACATGGCATGGAAGTGAGAAGACTGGCAGCATTTTCCATTAGGAATGTGACCGTGCAGAATTCTGGTGGGCGCGGTATTAATGTCCGTCTGTCTGGTGGTCATCTGGAactcagtcatgtgacgatcAGAAACAGCTTTGATTATGGTCTACGTGTGGCGTTGCGCAACCAGAAAGAAGACCACACTGTTAGAATGTCTCACTCCATCATAGCTGACCATTCTCGAAGCATAGGCGTGTATATTGAGTCCAAAAACAGCGAAAAAGCTTCGTTGATTGAGTTCATTGGCAATCGCTTTGAAAATAACTCTGAAGGGTCTGTGTACGTGACGGCCGGACTTTTCCCGTACACGTCTGCAAACTTCAACAACCGGGAAGTGATTCTCTCCAAAAATGTGTTCAACCGAAGTGGAGCGAATTTTATCCACACAATCAATAATGTTCACATGACTGTGACCGATAACAAATTTTACAACGGCCATGCGAAAAACAAAGAGGACTGTCTGCTGAATGTGGGCACGGACAGTGAAAACAGAGAGCTCTTCTCGAAACGCGTGAATGTCTCCACGAATGTTTTCAAGGGCGTTGAAGGTCATTGTGTTGTGAAGTTGAACTCTGGACCACGTAAAAATGAAGAGGATTTGCTGATTAATGGAGAATTTCTCTTCAACAAGATACTTCAGTCTCCGGTGGACAGTGCCATTGTGGTAGGTTCCAAGCGTTACAACCTTAGCTACAACATCCTTGACAACCCATTAGCTGATTTTGAACTGCAAGTCGTTGCTAAGGGCAATGATGTGTTGCATGCGGAAAACAATTGGTGGGGTGTTTCCGAACTAAAAGAGGCGAGTTCTCGAATCTACGATCGTAAGCAGGACAGTCGTTTGCTATTGGTCGATATCAAACCAATGATGACGGGGCATATATTTGATTGCTCAGAAGTCAGCCATTGCAGTGGAAATGGGGAATGTGTAAGCCCAGATCGTTGTCGTTGTAATGCGGGCTGGCGAGGGGAACGCTGTGACGACTTCAGCTGTGTGGACATCGACGACTGCTCGGGCCACGGGCGCTGCGTTGGACCTAATCAGTGTCACTGTAGGCAGGGCTGGGCGGGTCCTCGCTGCAATGAGCCAACATGTTTTGGTGTGAATAGCTGCAGTGGTCATGGCATCTGCCAACACCCAGATGTTTGCGCATGTTACCCAGAATTCACTGGCAGATCCTGTTCTGACTGCTCTGAAAACCGCTGGGGACCAAAATGTCTGCCATGCCCGATGTGTCTACATGGCAGGTGTGACTTGGATAATG GGTCCTGTATCTGTGACACCATTAACTGGGCTGGCGATTTGTGTGACGAATGCGCACCACGTTTCTACGGCCCGGATTGTCGCCCTGACATGCATGTCACTGCGATCATACCAAATGGTGGGACCAACGACGGTGGAACCCTGGTGCACGTCTGGGGGCATAATTTTCCACAAACCACCACCAGGGAGTTCTTCTGTCGTTTCGGTCAGAAAGTTGTACGTGGTTCGTGGATATCTGGAGAACACCTGACATGCTACACTCCTAGAAATTACGCCACAAACGTGATCTTTGAGGTGTCTGCAGACGGGAGACAAGATTTCACCACTAACGAG CTTGTTTATGCGTACAACGGGAAGTGCTTGCTGGGCTCTTGTGGTGGGTATCATCACCATGGTAACTGTGTGTTTGGCGAGTGTCTGTGCCGAATGCCATGGACGGGAGTTAACTGCGCTACAGAGTTACTTCCCCCTAAGATCGTGAAAATACCTCGGTCTGTCAAGTCTGTGGAGGGCGGGACATTCTCCTACACGGTCAAGTTGACACAG AAGAGCCAGCTAACCACCTGGGAACTCATCAACGCCCCGGTCAACATGACCATAACAACCCTTAATAAGAGTCACGCTGTGGTATCATGGGATATCACCCCCGACCCCTGGACCCAGGAGACGTTTGATGTGACTCTCAAGGCCAGTAATATCATTGGCTCAGATTCAGTCAGCTTTGAAATCGACGCCCCATACTCCTACACCGTGACTGTCACAAGCATCCAACCAGCAAAGCTACTCCAGAATCCAGGTCAAGTCAAGGTCAAAGGTTACGTGAAGTTTTTAACCAGATCTCCAGAACCTAGAGCGGTCCACGTGGATATTCT ACTGGAGCACTCCGGAGAACTCCGAGGTTGTGACCCCGCAGAGGTCAGAGTTGAGGGGAGACAGGAAGTGGAACAGTTCCTAGTTGTTTGTCATCATCACTCAGCAGACAGTGGTATCTTCCGTGTG GTTACTCATCACCCAGTGAAAGAGCCAAGTATTCCTGTGCCACAACATCCTGGGCTCTATGAACTGGGTAACTGGGGGGTTATGGGAATAAGGTGTGTACCAGATTATGTAACCAGGGAGGTGTATCTCCATGACAACAGGGTTCTCCTGAGAGGGATAACTCTTCTGCAGAATGTCAGCCCGTCGTCTGTTTACGTCAAGTTTGTCACG TTTCATGCCATGGAAGGCTTCTCATTGGGAAATATTACCATGGTTACGTTGCTATCAAGAACTCACCAAAGATTTCCCATCAGCCTTCAGGAAGGAGAATCTCAGCCAATCGACTTGGAGATAAAATCTCTCAGACCATTCTCAGGAACGTTCCAGGTTATTTTCAAAACTCTTCTGGGTTCCGTTAGCCGGCTTACCGTGGAGGTCAAAGTTCAAGTGAGGAGTTCATATTTACACGCAAACCCAGCATCCATTCAGGACAAGGTCCGACCAGGTGGTGTTTATTTTTACGACATCCTTTTTGAGAATCTGGGAGAAGCTCCCATTAAAAACTTAGTTGCAGTTGTCAGCCCGAGTACTGCATTCTCTATAGTGTCGTTTTCAACCTCAACTGACCCGTCCCAGCCTGTCGGATTGGTGTGTCGCCATAGTAACGCCTCTGTGACAGTCTCCGTAACAGTTCCCGTGAAGTCTTCTCCATCACAGACTGGAGAGCTGACAGTGAGGTCCTCTGCTGGAGAGATTGTTGTTCCTCTCAGCCTAGATGTGATCACAGACCTGCCTTACTTATCTGTAACGGTGAAGGATGAATGGACGTTTTTGAGAGAGGACAAGCCATTGGTCAGCGGAGTGAGCATCACACTGACCAGTCCTGTCAGCGGGTTCAGCAGTACACTGACCACAAACTCTCAGG GTGCCACTAAGTTTGAGGATCTTCTTGACGAGTATTACACCCTAACTGCGATGTCAAATCTTCACAAGTCCCCCATCAGGCAAGTTGTGAAAATCACAGGGCCAACCACCCATGAAGTGTTCTTACCTAGAATCCCTCTAACACAAACCTGGACAGTCGAGAGATTTGGACTCGAGGAGAAAGAAGAGCAAGTGAATCTGTCAACAGCAGTATCAGAG AAAGACTTGCCAAACATGGAAGTTAGCCCAATGCTGATTGATGGATCCCAATTTGAAAACAACCAATCCATTGACTTTTTAGTCACCAACAAGGGACAGATAACTGCAGAGAACTTGCGCTTTGTTTTACCATCGGAGAAGCATTCCTTTCAGTTGGTATCT